In Miscanthus floridulus cultivar M001 chromosome 19, ASM1932011v1, whole genome shotgun sequence, the DNA window CAGCATAGGACGTGACTGAAATCTCCGGAGGATTACGAAACTGATAGGGGTTCAGTGATGAAGggaagaagggcggcggcggcagctcacACCAGTAGGTCCGAcccacgccgccgccgatggGGACCTCGTTGAAGCTGAGAGATTGGAACCACGGCTCGAAATCGATGTCAGGCACGGGCACCACCCGAGGTCGGAGCGAGAGGGCGTACACCTCGCCGGcgagggagaggaggacggggtcGCTGTTGGGGTGCAGGAACCGCGGGCCCTGGAACGTCTTGAGCGTGCTCGGGTCGAAGATGATGGTCCCCGCTCGTAGCCCGCCCCCAACGCCGACGATCCAGGAGCCGTGCTTCGAGTGTACGGAGACGAAGGACATGCCGCGCGCTGTGTTGGGTATCCCGGCCACGTGTGGACCCGCGGCGGCTTGGtcccaccggcggcggcggcggcgtcgacctTGAAAACGGAGTAGGCCGTCTTCTCCCCCTCGTGCTCCGCCACGAGGTAGACCGTCTTGGCGAAGTCGGATGTCGACGTGTCGCCCGGATTCGCTGCCGAATCGTCCTGCGATTCCACCTTGCCATCTCAATGGCTCTTCTTCCTCTTGGGCGCCATCTTCGTCTCGCTCTAGGAAAGGGGGAAATTGGGGGCGAGGGTTTGGTCTGGTACTCTCTCTCCACGCCGGAAGGGAGAAGGTGGGCGGCGGCCGAAGTTGAGCCCTTCCGCTTCCGACGACGCCCTAGTCTCCGGTCTGGCTggggcttcttctttttttgaagAAGAGGGCCTGGATGGGCCTATTTGCGTAGTGGCACATCGTGTTGGGCCATATCGAGCCCAGATTAACACATTTCTAATAGGACACTAACCAAGTCCTCAACTACCACTGCCTGTGACACAAATGGAGCTTTGCAcggtttcaaaaaaaaagagctTTGCACAGTTCAAGATTTCGTGTACAGCGTGTAGTGTACCTAACATACAGTGTAATAGAGACATGACTATGCAACGATCATAACAAAAGTACACATTTTTGTTGGCACCCCATGGAATTATTTCATTACTAGCTATATATTACTCATTTCGTCTGCAGCAAAAACTTGTGCCGTTCTTTATAACCGCCTTTTAATTTAGCTGTTGATGGAGGCTGGTCAGGTAAAAATGAAGGTTTTATGCTGTTGAAGAGATTGCATTAGCACTTGAGGAAGAAGTATCTGAAATACAAAACTGTTGTTAAGCACGTGTCCCATTGACAATAGCAAAAATGTATACCACCATCCATGATCTAAATTCCAGACGTATAACTCCAATGCATACTAGTCAAGTTCCAAGATCTAGGATATGAGGATGATTTCGAGACCCACCTTGTATTTTTTTCAGCAAATTGtgacttctacaaaaattactaaTCAGCCTGTTCGGACACACTTCTTGCAGCGCGAGTACAATGCTTCTTACAGAGGCTCTTCACTAATTAGCTTTGCAGCAGTAATGTTCATATCTCTCATGTCAAAATGAGCTGGGAGCCAGCAGAAGCCACGATTTGTGACTCCTCCAGCTCCAGGTTCTTTGATACGATACAAGAACCATGACGAGGTTGCTCTGTGTGTGCATGACTTTCCTTTGGTTCATCTCTCACATACACATATCCGAGATCAGATCAGATCCAAATAATAAACTTGCAAGCAATGCCAAAAAGTTCTTAGTATCCAAGATACTACTTTGGATAGATGCATTAGTGGAAGAATGGAGCTTAAGCATGATTCATGATTGCATGTGAATATTCTGCAAGAAGAACCAACAAACATCATAAAAGTAATTAAGCCAGATCAAAATTCAAATCACACTTTTTTCGAACACACAGGAGAGCTGGTGGCAAATTACAATTTGTGGAAGCGCTTTCTATGTGGATTCCTTCTTGGAAAGAAGTTAATGGGTTCAGTTAGTAGAAGCTTCAAAACAAACTCTGCAGTCAATTAAGAGTAACCACAAGGTTGTTGAAATCGGTACAGTTGCAAACTTCAATTACTTGCAGTTGGTTCTGAACTTCCTCCATAGATTTTATAGCTGCTTAGGGTAACTCTGACATCATCGGCAGCTATAGTGTTTTCTAGAGAACAACACAGTGTTTGCTCAATTCCATTTACCCTTATCAGAACAAGCCCACCAGGAGTACTTGGAACTCCAGGATTTAAGGAACATTCGAAGGACACATGGCAGATGGCACTATATATGGGGAACTAGCACATATACGTCTTCCAAAGTCTACGACTTCCCGTACAAGAATGTGTCCCCTCCTGCTCCCTTCATGTGGATTTGGAGGTCCAAATGTTGCAACAAACTAAGAGTTTTCTCCTGGCTCTTAATGATGGATAGACTCAACACTAGGCCcgtgtttagttcaaaaaaaaactTCCCAAAAAGTgaacagtagtcatcacatcgaattttgcgatacgtgcatggagcattaaatgtagacaaaaaaaaacgctcaagacggcgttgcacaacggatacaagacgctcggggactagctgtgcgggatatgacccccggtatccataagacaagacatgggccgcaccatcagaggtggcccagcccacaagatcaaggcgtgcacgacactAGTCGACGcgcaccgtaagatattgtatagtatcaaataggatactttccttgtaaccctacccctccagagcatataaggaggggcaggggtcatCTACATACATatcatacaatacaccaaagacacaggatatagggtattacgtcgatcatacgggcccaaacctatctaaatcgctgtctctgcgccttgtgtcaccatccggttcctaattaCGCACAcacccaccgatcaatctaccttcgtgagataaccctcggaggactgtcgagcatcttttgttaaTGTTTGGTTCAGTAGCATTCAAGTCAGTAATTCATGATATGGTAGGGCAGGTGGGAATGTGGGATCGTTGCATGTATGTAAACGGAGGCTCAAAAAGATCAATTCCACTTCCTTAAAAAAATGTAGACAAAAGCCACTACTCCATGAGTTgcttttgtgttcactcctatgTATCATCTGTTGCACGCCCATCTTTAAGATCACGTAGATACTGAACACGATGATCGTTGATTCCTTTGATGAGAAACCATTTGATCATGGTAGTGCATGTTACCTTGTCTGATTTGCATCTGTGCTCGTTCATCAAATCAAGAACATCCCACATCTCTGCCAAGCACCCCACCCTCCCATATGCATCCACCAAACAGTTGAAGAACACAATATCCAATGTTATGTCAGAATTCTCAACAATTCTCAACACTGTCTTTATTTTCTTAACTTCCCCAGCTCTTCCATATGCTCTAATCACTGAACAGAGTGTAACACAATTGGGCTTTATACGCTCAGATTTCATTAGCCTAAATATGTATTCCATCTGCTCAAGGTCTCCGGCCCTTCCAAATGCATCAGTCACTACATTGTAAGTAACTATTGTCCAAGAATAGTAATACTTCTGCATGTACTCCATCACAGCTCCCATCTTCTCATACATTTTGGCTTTACCATAGGAATCGAGTAAGATATTGTAGGTCTTAATGTTTGGGACAATACCAGAGGCCTGGAACTTCTCATAGCAGCTTCCCATTGTCTCAATCTGACCACTACTGCCAAAGGCTCTGAGAGTAGAATTCATTGTCCACACATCAGGCTTGCAATTTTGTAACAACATCTTCAGAAGAGTTGATTCCATCTCagcaaacctttaaaataaaataGCATTAGCTGAGCTCTATTTCATAGAACCCAATTCAGGAATAACTGGATATAATGATAGATTTGGACGGCTAAACAAATGCAACCAAGGGCACTTCTCAAAATTCAAGGTTCAGCTGTATTATCAGTGCATCTACTGGAAAGGAGGAACTGCAGTAACTTCTTAccaaaaaagattttttttcttttaacaaCAATCAGGTTCATTATCAAGAACAGAGTacaagaaaattttcagaatgctTTGGTAAAAAAAAATGAATGAGCATTTCATAAACTACATTCCATGGAACCTAATCATGAATAACTAAAGATTTGGGTGACTACAAAATTCAATGAATGGTAAAACTACTTCAAACTCTGAGATGGTAACTTGTTAACTAGGTTTCAGGTAAACATGGTGCATCCCTTTAGAGCTAGTAGAATTTTAAGACAGCATTTATTACCAAATATATGATCAATCATTACTGGATTACATAAGCATAGGTTCTTGCGGTCAGTTACCTTCCTGCTTTCCCATAGGCATCGATCAATGTATTATAGGTGACAGTGTTAGGCCGGATGCCCGTCCGTGCCATATCAGTCAGCAAACTCTTCACCTTCTCAAAATCATAAGCGTGTAAGCATGGCTTGATGAGAATCGAGTACGTCTGCGCATCAGGCTGGCAACCCGGGGTGTCCTTCATCCGATCAAATAGGTCGAATGCCTCACGGAATCGGCCGCTCCTGCTATACGCGGAGACTAGGGCGGTGTAGGACTCGAGGTTGGGCGCGCAACCCTCATCGATCATCGCCTGGAAGAGCTCATGCGCCTTCTCCGGCTGCTTGCACTTGCCGAGCATGGTTATAAGTTTGATGTAGATGCCGATGTAAGGCCTGTACCACACCTGGTCCCGCATTAGCTCGAACACCTGCGCGGCAGTGGACGCGGCAGGATTAAGCGTCGTTTCATCCGGATAAGAAGTTGTGGTGCGACTGCAATGGAGAGGTGGTTTGGGGGGTCGAAGGGAGCAGGACCTTGAGGGCGGAGTCCCATCGGAGGGCGGCGACGCGGTCGTGCAGGGCCTCAAGGACGGTGCCGGGGAGGAGGCGGCGCGTGCCCTTGCCGGGCTTGCGCTTGTCGAGGACCGCTTTGGTGGCCTCGCGCCGGAGGATGACGGACAGCGCCTTCCGGGACGCGATCTTCCGGTTCACCTCCTCCTTCCGCCGCCTCTCcgcttcctcctcgtcctccacctccgcctcctTCCCTCTCCGCGCCCTCCCCTCCGCGCCGGCCGCTGTCCACGCGCGCGCCGGCTCGCGGGCCGCGGAGACTGTCGGTACGATCGCCCGGTTACGGCGCGCGGAGCGGACCGCCATGGAGGAGGGCGCGGTCACAGGCCCAACTGCCATTGGCGAGCTCGAAATTGGAGCGAGCTCTGCTGCCGCTGAACTTTAGTGGTGAGATTTTTGCGACCTCCCGGCGGAGTGGCCGAATGGACTGGATGAGATTCCGAGCACGAGCGCCCGTCTGCGGTGGCGGCAAGATTGGTTAAGTGCGGCAGTTAAATATCGAATCAACGGTTGAGATCTTCACACACGCTTCTCCTTTCAAAGCAGTTGAACATCGAATCAACGGTTGACATCTTGACACACACCTTTCCTTTAAAAAATATATTGGAGTATTAGTTTTGTCCTAAAAAATTCTCCTCGCTTCTATAACATTAAATCGATTTGATTAGATCCCTCACCATAGCCCATAGCGCATttatttaggccccgttcgcttcgttgaaaaaacaagccgatacactgttccgactgatgtgttgtgagagaaaaatattgttccgactgaaaaaacaagctgaaaagtacagattataagataagcgaatagGGCCTTAGTATATTTCTTTAGTCCCAAATTCTAAGTCTCTCGAACTTTGCTAGATAgaataatttataatttaaaaagagGAAGTCTAGATACATAAATTCTACTAtagaatgatttataatttaaaatagaggaaATGTATTTGTAATTATAAGTTGTTGTCTTTTCTAGATGCATAACATTTTctatttaaatatatattttacgTATATCTAAAAAACAATACTTTAATTTGGAACGAACTGAGCAGTACTCTAGTTATATCCTATAAATCATGTTCGGTATAGCTCAGCTTCACTAGtcaagtagtttttttttttttggtttagtTTCGTAAAGCAGCTTCACTAGTGTAGCTAAAGCTAATTTTAAAAAACATTTGTAAAACAGAGGAAGATAGCaatgagagagaggagagaagcTAGTATTTTTAGCTTCATCTAGCTTCACCTGAAAAACCATGCCTATGAGAGGAAGCTCAAGAATAGCTTCTGGAGAAAAAGTATTTCATTAGGTCTTATTTAGTAGAAGCTAGAAAAATAGCTTTATAAAGCTAGGGCAAAAACCCTACCAAACAAGCTCTTAATAATAACAAGAGATGTTGACTACTCGTATCCATCTCAATCGCGTATCGAAGTGGATTGAAATGCAAAATTGACTAATTTCTACCTTAATCCACTCTAACAGAGATCGAAGTGAATACAATTGAAGCCAAACTAGCCCTTCATGTGTTCCACAGTACACAGGCTTTAGGAATTTGGTCCGAAACTATTTGTATTCTGGAGTCTGGAACTAACAACGCAAACATACATTACTCTGCTCATATGTTCAGACAGTATTGGTCCACAGCACTACGCTTCAATTGCTAAACTATTTACACGGCAGATTCGCTGACGTCGAGTCCCAACGAACCATTATTCGCCATGAACTAGCGCACAACAGCAGGCAGATGCATTCCCTGAACCGCGCACCAGAACCGTCACCGAGAGCAAGTGACCTTCAGCCAGTACCCAGCACAACACCGAAGCTCCATTCTTCACACGCACGAGTCAAGATAGTCGAACGCATGGATCATCCTGTACTGCAACAGGCTGGCATAGACACGGTCGCACACTCCGACGAACAGGGACTCATCGTCCGGGCTGAGTGTGATCCCAGATACCTCACCAAAGAAGTCGATCTCCTGCCGTTTCTTGTAGTCTGCAGCCACGCTGTACACATGAACAAAGTCGGCAGGCTCCGAGAACACCAGGAACCGACCGTCAGAGGAGTAGCGAATGCACCGGATCGCGCCGATGTTGCCCCGCAATACAGCAAGTGAGGTCGACAAGTTGCGGGTGTCCCAGATGCGGCAGGTTTTGTCCTGGTTCCCGGTTGCAAAGGTCCGGCTATCCGGGTGCCATGCCGTAGCAAATGAGTAGTCCAGATGGCCAACTAGGGTAGAGGTTACCTGCAAAACACACCAATTCCGCATTTCACTTCTCATGTCTGTTCAGTTAGTAACAAAACACGATTGTAAAGCTCCAAAGTATCTCTTGCTGTTACAGTGGTAAAACTAGACATGAGCAAAACCTTTTAAGGAAAAAGATTAGAAACTCCACTCAGGACCTCTCTCTCTAAAATGTAGTTTTGCAGGCCTCTAGTTTCTAAAATTATAGTTTCTTGATACTACGATCCTTGAAAATGACTTCAAAACAGGCCCAAAACAGATGCCCTACTGTACTGAGGAACATTTAAAAAAAAAGGTCATGGCCAATAGATGTTACAATGTCAATatttttttgataaagaacctcaCAATATTGATGTAATGAAAGAATCGCAGTAATAGTAATAAGTTGTGAATTAAGCCACACAAGCCCAAATTAATAAACCAAAAAAGCCTGAAAgaataagcaaaaaaaaaaaaacctttccATTTCGTGAATCCACAAGAAGAGCATCCCGATCATCTCCAACCACAGCCAAAAGTTTCTTATCCGGGCTCACGGATGTGTGCTGTTGTTACGGAAGCAAGCAATGAATGTCAAATATGGATGAAACAACCAAAACAGTACATTGGATCCTAATGAGGTAGAACTTACATTAACCGGCCAGTTATAACGGTAGTGGTTCAAGAGCTGAAATCTCTCCATATCATATTCACGAACACCGCAATCGTTATTAGATACTGTAATGCGCAAGCTTCCACTGCAAAGCAATTTGGAGACCTTTAGATTTTAATGACAATGTACAGCTTCAGATAGGTTCTGAAAAGTTAGTTTCTCACCTTGTCGATCTGTGTATATCTATGGCGTTTGTTATAGCATTGTCACTCAAAGTTGTCCTTGCACAGAATTTTACATTACGGCCTTCCAAATCCTGTAACAACATAAAAAAAAGCTGGTGAGCATGCAAGCAGTGCTTTCAATGAATTGCTTATTCTCACAGCACTAAAAGTTTACAGAAGCAAATAAGAAAGTACACTGGTGATGAATACATCAATCTAAAAAATACAGTGTATGCAGTAAAAAGATTCTTCCATTTTAGATCTTTATCATATGGtcttaaacttgtcattagtgatatggtcttaaacgtaattagtgtgtatgccccccaagtaggccatgatgagagtgctaagcggcttttctgggaagacttagatcgcttggttagagctgtccctaatagcgagaagctctttataggaggtgatcttaatggccacgtaggtacatcaagtgcaggtttcgaggtGGTTCATGGGAGTttcggatatggtagtaggaaccaggagggagaggaagtcttagactttgctatagcttttgatctgatgatagctaacactttctttcgtatgagacagtcccatttagtgaTCTTTAATAGTGGCTAGTACTttagtcaaatcgactttgtccgtacaaggagggataaacgaacatgcgtggagtgtaaggtgatacctagagaatgtgtggtcgctcaacacaagctggtggtggctgacttccgctttctggtgcaagctcgtgggaacaaacaagctagggttgctagaacgaagtggtggaaattagaaggggaggcatcaaaggtctttaaggaaaagatCATTGAAAAGGGCCCTTGGAaggatgaaggcgatgcaaacagcatgtgggagaagatggcaacatgcattcggaaggttgcttcagaggtgcttggagtgaccaaagggagcgaaTGCGACttgaaagacacttggtggtggaataaagatgtgcaaaaggctattaaggaaaggaaaaggagtgctataagcgcttgtatcatgacaggtgtgcagacaacatagagaagtacaaagtggcaaagaagactgcaaaacgagcggtgagtgaggcaaaggggcgggcctatgaggacctttaccaacgtttgagtacaAACTACAaagaaaggagagaaggacatttatagaatGGCTAGGactcgcgataggaagacaagggacttcaatcaGGTCAAGTGCATAAAtgatgagagggagcagctcttggtgaaggaggatgagatcagatatagatggcaagagtattttgataaaatGTTCAatagtgagaacgagaacaccaccattcagctggacgactcgtttgatgacactaatagGCACTTTGcgcggaggattcaagaatcggaggtcagagaagcctcgaaaaggatgaaagggggcaaagcgatgggccctgatggtatcccaatcaaggtgtggagatgtctcgggaaTATAGCTATATTATGGCTAatcaagatgttcaacaatatctttcgatcgaacgagatgcctgaggagtggagaagaagcatattggtaccaatctacaagagcAAGGgggatatccaaagttgtactaattatcggggaattcagttgatgagccacactatgaagctatgggagagagtcatcgagcagcgcctgcaAGGAAcaacgcagatatcaacaaaccaatttggtttcatgcccggaaggtcaaccacagaagcaatcttcttaataagataagttacggagcggtttagagagcagaagaaagACCTCtacatggttttcattgatttggagaaggcttatgacaagataccaagaaatgttatgtggcgggctttggacaaacataaagtcccatcaaagtacgtgaccctcatcaaggacatgtacaacaatgttgtgactagtgttcgaacaaacgatggtaacacagattacttcccgattaaaattggacttcatcaagggctagccttaagcccgtatccctttgccttggtaatggatgaggttaccacgaacatacaagaggatattccttggtgtatgttgttcgctgatgatgtagtgttggtggacgaaagccagacgggtgtaaataggaaactagagttatggcgacagacccttgagtctaaaggttttagattgagcagaactaaaaccgaatacatgatatgcgactttggcggagctgcacaagaggagggagatgtgagtttgaaaggtcaagtagtgcctaagaaggatacccttcggtatctgggatcgatgctacagagggatggagatatttatgcgaacgttagccatagaatcaaagcagggtg includes these proteins:
- the LOC136525379 gene encoding uncharacterized WD repeat-containing protein C2A9.03-like isoform X2, translated to MDKMCKQVEKSSKYYEFQHNTRSVKPSILHFQLRNLLWATSKHDVYFMSNSTVSHWSSLSHKISEVLDFSGHVAPAEKHPGSLLEGFSGVQVSTLAVNEGLLVAGGFQGELIGKDLEGRNVKFCARTTLSDNAITNAIDIHRSTSGSLRITVSNNDCGVREYDMERFQLLNHYRYNWPVNHTSVSPDKKLLAVVGDDRDALLVDSRNGKVTSTLVGHLDYSFATAWHPDSRTFATGNQDKTCRIWDTRNLSTSLAVLRGNIGAIRCIRYSSDGRFLVFSEPADFVHVYSVAADYKKRQEIDFFGEVSGITLSPDDESLFVGVCDRVYASLLQYRMIHAFDYLDSCV
- the LOC136525379 gene encoding uncharacterized WD repeat-containing protein C2A9.03-like isoform X1, which gives rise to MAASARDSADAAERVVDDHDGWVSDGEMDVEMDVEGEFQDHDADRRDGGADGDDEYLLLTRIRDTSAAEARAGKDIQGIPWDRIHIARQDYRKARLEQYKNYENFPQSGELMDKMCKQVEKSSKYYEFQHNTRSVKPSILHFQLRNLLWATSKHDVYFMSNSTVSHWSSLSHKISEVLDFSGHVAPAEKHPGSLLEGFSGVQVSTLAVNEGLLVAGGFQGELIGKDLEGRNVKFCARTTLSDNAITNAIDIHRSTSGSLRITVSNNDCGVREYDMERFQLLNHYRYNWPVNHTSVSPDKKLLAVVGDDRDALLVDSRNGKVTSTLVGHLDYSFATAWHPDSRTFATGNQDKTCRIWDTRNLSTSLAVLRGNIGAIRCIRYSSDGRFLVFSEPADFVHVYSVAADYKKRQEIDFFGEVSGITLSPDDESLFVGVCDRVYASLLQYRMIHAFDYLDSCV
- the LOC136528670 gene encoding pentatricopeptide repeat-containing protein At5g48730, chloroplastic-like, whose product is MAVGPVTAPSSMAVRSARRNRAIVPTVSAAREPARAWTAAGAEGRARRGKEAEVEDEEEAERRRKEEVNRKIASRKALSVILRREATKAVLDKRKPGKGTRRLLPGTVLEALHDRVAALRWDSALKVFELMRDQVWYRPYIGIYIKLITMLGKCKQPEKAHELFQAMIDEGCAPNLESYTALVSAYSRSGRFREAFDLFDRMKDTPGCQPDAQTYSILIKPCLHAYDFEKVKSLLTDMARTGIRPNTVTYNTLIDAYGKAGRFAEMESTLLKMLLQNCKPDVWTMNSTLRAFGSSGQIETMGSCYEKFQASGIVPNIKTYNILLDSYGKAKMYEKMGAVMEYMQKYYYSWTIVTYNVVTDAFGRAGDLEQMEYIFRLMKSERIKPNCVTLCSVIRAYGRAGEVKKIKTVLRIVENSDITLDIVFFNCLVDAYGRVGCLAEMWDVLDLMNEHRCKSDKVTCTTMIKWFLIKGINDHRVQYLRDLKDGRATDDT